From one bacterium genomic stretch:
- a CDS encoding flagellar basal body L-ring protein FlgH, which produces MKTGYIFRSLWFVFLVLCPVFCGFVSAEESLSSGWSGSLYSDVKAYKVGDVISVIISESNSATKNTKTDTKKQNKSDAKGEASGGALRGLFPGVSGSLDVSNQYGGQGSTVRNGSLSSRITVKVIDVLPDNNLVIEGSKTLELNEDIEVINISGLVRPQDISSQNTVYSYQVANAKITYKGKGSVSDAQRPGLLMRIINWIL; this is translated from the coding sequence GTGAAAACAGGATATATATTTCGGAGTCTATGGTTCGTTTTTCTCGTTCTCTGTCCGGTTTTCTGCGGGTTTGTATCGGCTGAAGAATCTCTTTCTTCGGGATGGTCGGGTTCGCTGTACAGCGATGTCAAGGCGTACAAAGTGGGAGATGTGATTTCGGTAATAATTTCGGAATCCAATTCTGCCACAAAGAACACGAAAACAGACACCAAGAAGCAAAACAAATCGGATGCCAAAGGTGAAGCGTCTGGAGGTGCACTGCGTGGTCTTTTCCCCGGGGTGAGCGGTTCCCTGGACGTATCCAACCAGTACGGCGGTCAGGGATCGACTGTCCGGAACGGTTCGCTGTCGAGCCGGATCACCGTCAAGGTTATTGATGTTCTGCCTGACAATAATCTGGTCATAGAGGGTTCAAAAACGCTCGAACTCAACGAAGACATAGAAGTGATCAATATTTCCGGGCTCGTCCGTCCCCAGGACATAAGCTCGCAGAACACGGTTTATTCATATCAGGTTGCCAACGCGAAGATAACGTATAAAGGAAAAGGCAGCGTATCCGATGCGCAGCGCCCCGGTTTACTCATGAGAATAATCAACTGGATTCTATAA